The following is a genomic window from Nguyenibacter vanlangensis.
CGATGATGCGGCTGCTGCAGGGCGATGTCGGCGCGGGCAAGACGCTGGTGGCGCTGCTGGCGATGCTGGGAGCGGTCGAGGCCGGGCACCAGGCCGCGCTGATGGCGCCGACCGAGATCCTGGCGCGGCAGCACCTGGCGACGTTCAGCCGGCTGGCCCCGGTGCCGGTGGCGTTCCTGAGCGGCAGCGTGAAGGGCCGCGCGCGGCGGATGGTGCTGGAGGACGTGGAATCGGGCCGTGCGCCGCTGGTGGTGGGGACGCATGCGCTGTTCCAGGACAAGGTGGCGTTTGCCGACCTGGCGCTGGTGGTGATCGACGAGCAGCATCGCTTCGGCGTGGAGCAGCGCCTGCAATTGGGGGAAAAGGGCGACCGGACCGACGTGCTGGTCATGACCGCGACCCCGATCCCCCGCACCCTGCTGTTGAGCCAGTGGGGGGAGATGCAGGTCAGCCGGCTGAACGAGAAGCCGGCGGGGCGCAAGCCGGTGCGGACCTCGCTGCATGCCATGGCGCAGTTGGACGACGTGCTGGCGGGGATCGCGCGGGCGATCGGGCGCGGGGCGCGGATCTTCTGGGTCTGTCCGCTGGTCAGCGAGAGCGAGGCGGTGGACATCGCCGCGGCCGAGGCGCGTTTCGCCGCGCTGGAGGATCGTTTCGCCGGCCGGGTGGGGCTGGCGCACGGGCGGCAGGATATCGCGGTGCGCGAGGCGGCGATCGCCGATTTCGCCGCGGGGAAGACCAGCATCCTGGTGGCGACGACGGTGATCGAGGTCGGAGTGGATATTCCGGCCGCCACGGTCATGGTGATCGAGCATGCCGAGCGATTCGGGCTGGCGCAACTGCATCAGCTCCGCGGGCGGGTGGGACGCGGCGCGGACGAATCCTTCTGCCTGCTGCTGCATGACGATGCGCTGAGCCGGACGGCGCGGCGGCGGCTGTCGCTGCTGCGCGATACCGAGGACGGGTTCCTGATCGCGGACGAGGATTTCCGCCTGCGCGGCGGCGGGGACCTGACGGGGCGGCGCCAGTCCGGCCTGCCGGACCTGCGCCTGGCGACCGGGACGCGGCTGGACCTGCTGATGACGATCGCGGCGCAGGACGCGCAGCGGGTGGCCGGCGGCGCGGTGAGCGCGGCCCGCCGGAATGCCGTCACCTGCCTGCTGGAATTGTTCGGGCGGCATGACGCCGCCCGCATCCTGCGGTCCGGCTGACCCGCCCGCCTGTCCGCTGGGGGCCCGTCCGCCGAAACCTGCCTGTCAGGACCTGCCTGTCAGAACTTGGCCATCAGAACTTGGCCGACAGGTCGACCGATCCGAAATTGAACAGGCCGCTGCGCGCGCCGCGGAATTGCTGCGTCTGCCAGGTCTGGCTGTAGGACAGGCGCATGCCGTGCCACATGACGGCGACGCCCGCGTGGATTTCGCCCACGTCCCAGTTGACCGGCACGTGAGGCGAGTTGTTGCGCACCGTGTTGCCCTGCAGCGTGGCGTCGTAGCCGACGGCGTAGCCGGTCACGTTGCCGAACACGTACCAGGCCAGCGGACGGGTCAGGCGGTAGGCGTCGGTGCCGTCGGTGCCCGAGCCGATGGTCGGGGTGCCGAAATCGCTGCGCAGGCCCTGGCCGAGGCGGAACGTGTCGGCCACCGAGCCATAGATGCGGTAGTCGCCTGCCGCCGCGGCGACGGCGGGCAGCATTTCCATCTCGATCCCGTAGAGATCGGCCAGAGGCAGGCGCCAGGTGCGGCCGGCCTGGACCTGGAAGATCGGCTGGTTCTGCAACTGGTGGCTCCAGCCCCGGTTGGGCGTGTCGCCGATCAGGTTGTGGAAGCCGTTCTGCAACTGACGGCCCAGCGCCGCCGGGCCCATGACGCCGAACTGGATGCCGAAGACCGAGCGCGACAGATCGGTGTCGTTGATCAGGTTGACCGTGCCCAGCATCAGACCGGCATAGGGCCGGTCGCCGGCCGGCGGATTGACGGCCTGCGTGTCGTGGGGGGTGAAGATGGTCTGCTGCACGCCGAGGCTGATGCGCGTGACGCCCGGCCCGAGGATGGCGTGGTTGAGGGTTTCGATCGGCGCGGGCTGGTTGTCGGTGCCCGAGGTCCAGTTTATGCGCAGGCCGCTGGTATAGTACTGGTCGGACGTGCCCTTGAGCGTGCTGACCGCGTCGTTTTCCGCCTGGATGGTCCAGGTGCCGTACGGGTCCTGGAGCGGGGTGGCCCTGGCCGGGATCGCCGCCAGGCCGCCGATGCCGGCGAGCATGCCGGCCCGCATGATCCGGCCGGTTCTGTTCCGCGTGTTTGCCTGGTCCATCCGCTTTCCTTCACTGCCGGTCTTTAGCTGGCGGTCGCCCCGAATGCCGGGCCCGAATGCCAGGTTTGTCGCAACGGCGCGACATAACGTTCTCTTTTGAGCTGTTTAGAGCGTTCGCGCCTCGGGAGAAAGCCCGAGACGCGCTTCCTGATCGCGCTGTTGTCAGAATTCCGGCCGCCGGGAAGTCGGGATGAGGCGAAATGATGATGGAACCGGCGTGGGGGGATATGCTTATGTGTGTTCGACACCGGCGCTTTCGTGCTAGTGTCGATGCGGGAAGAGGACGCTGTCCGCGCCAACCGTCGAGAGCGGTTCAGGAACGGTTATGTAATTCCTTGATCCAGCAAGTTTTTTCATCAGGTGGCCTCCTGAGACAGGACCCGCCAACTACACTTCGGGATTACGACCGTTGAGAAGTAACAGGACCGACCGCAGCCCCCGTTCCCCGCGCCGCGGCGGATTTGACGACGACTTCATGTCGGCGCCGCCCTCATTTGGCGACCGCGGTCCGCGTCGCCCGATGGGTGGACCCTCGCAAGTCATCGCTTCGGGGCCCGAGATCAGTGCGTCCGTCAAGTGGTTCAACAGCGAGAAGGGCTTCGGCTTCGTCGAGCTGTCGGACGGGTCGGGCGATGTTTTCCTGCACGCCAACGCGCTGGCACAGAGCGGCCACGATTCGGTGTCGCCGGGCGCCACCCTGGTGGTGCGTATCGGCCAGGGGCCCAAGGGGCGCCAGGTCGCCTCGGTGGTGTCGGTCGACGAGAGCACCGCTCAGCCGGAACGCCCCCGCGGCTTCGGCGCGCCGCGCGCCCCCGGCGGCTTTGGCGGCCGCCCGTCGCGCCCTGCCCCCGACCTGTCGCATGCGCAGGAAATGCGCGGCGTGGTCAAGTGGTACAATGCGACCAAGGGCTTTGGCTTCATCACGCCGGAAAGCGGCGGCAAGGACATCTTCGTCCATGCCTCGGCGCTGGAACGTTCGGGCCTGACCGGCCTGACGGAAGGCCAGACGGCCAATGTGCAGGTCGTCCAGGGCCAGAAGGGCCCCGAGGCCGCGTCGATCAGCGTCGACTGACTGCTTCGGCGGATGCCGGACAGGATGACGGGGTCGCCTTCGGGCGGCCCCGTTTTATTTTGGGCCTCGTTTCGGGAATGGCGGGTCTAGAGCCATATCCGTTCACACCGGTTCACGGATATGGCTCTAGCTCATTGTTTTAGCGAGCATCTTTATCCGACCGGATGCGCCCGTCCGGTCGGATGATGCTCTAGTCCCTGCCCTTGTTACGCATCAGTCGGGCCTTGTCGCGCTGCCAGTCGCGATCGGCGATGGCCTGGCGCTTGTCGGCCTTCTTGCGTCCCTCGCCGATGCCCAGCGTGACTTTTGCGACGCCGCGGGCGTTGAAGTGAATATCCAGGGGCACCAGGGTGACGCCGTCGCGCGCCACGGCGCCCAGCAGCTTGTCCACCTGCTTGCGGTGCAGCAGCAGCTTGCGCGGCGCGCGGGTATCGAAGCGCGACAGGACGCCGCCCTGATATTCGGGGATATAGCTGTTGAACAGCCAGATCTCGCCGTTACGGTCGCCGGCATAGGCTTCGTTGATGGTGGCGCGGCCGAGGCGCAGGCTCTTGACCTCGGGGCCCTTCAGGACCAGCCCGGCCTCGATCGTCTCGACGATCGTGTAGTTGAAGCGGCCCTTGCGGTTCTGTGCCGCGATCCCGGTCGAGATCATGCCGCTCTTTTTCTTCTCGGCCATGGGCTAGTTCAGCAATCCCGCGAGGGCCAGGGCATCGCGCACCCGGGCGCGGGATTCGTCGGACAGCGGGGCCAGCGGCAGGCGGCAGATCTCGCCGGCCAGGCCCAGCAGGCTGGCCGCGTATTTCACCGGTCCGGGGTTGCTTTCGCAGAACAGCGCGTCGTGCAGCGCCGACAGCCGATCCTGGATCGCCATGGCGTCGGCCACGCGGCCGTCCTGCCAGGCGCGGTGCATTTCGGCGCACAGGCGCGGGGCGACGTTGGCGGTGACGCTGATGCAGCCCGTGCCGCCGGCTGCCAGGAAGGACACGGCGGTCCCGTCTTCGCCGGAAAGCTGGATGAAGGGCTTGTGGCGGATGGCGCGACGGACCTGCAGCGGGCGCAGCAGGTTGGCGGTGGCGTCCTTCACCCCCACGATGTGCGCGTGCCGCGCCATGCGGGCCATGGTTTCGACCGAGATATCGACGACCGAGCGGCCGGGAATGTTGTAGATGAACAGCGGCAGGTCGGTGGCGTCCGCGACCGCCATGAAATGACGGTAGAGTCCTTCCTGCGTCGGCTTGTTGTAATAGGGCGCGACCACCAGGACCGCGTCGGCGCCGGCGGTCTTGGCATGGCGGGCCATGGCGACGGCCTCGGCCGTGCTGTTGGAGCCGGCGCCGGCGATGACGGGGATGCGGCCGGCGACCGTCTGGACGGTGAATGCGACGACGCGGGCATGCTCGTCATGGCTGAGGGTCGGGCTTTCGCCCGTCGTGCCCATCGGGACCACGCCCGAGCTGCCCTCGGTCACCTGCCAGTCG
Proteins encoded in this region:
- the recG gene encoding ATP-dependent DNA helicase RecG, which encodes MVDSILQDGPENAIAPLLAPLDSLPGVGPAVARLLARAARGGRVIDLLFHLPESVIDRRYRPALRDAIPGQVCTLQAVVRRVDAPARGTRQPWRVQISDGTGSADLVFFSPYQARQMAVGATVAVSGMLEAFGDRLSMAHPEHVVAGGRIERIPALEPVWPLTAGLFARHVRGALREALLRLPLLPEWLDAALVARRHWPDFATALRQLHSPESFPELLCDDACGAAWERARQRLACDELLAQQVAMAEARRRNRDRPGRAVAATGALRAEALARFGHVPTGAQVRALREIDSDMAAAHPMMRLLQGDVGAGKTLVALLAMLGAVEAGHQAALMAPTEILARQHLATFSRLAPVPVAFLSGSVKGRARRMVLEDVESGRAPLVVGTHALFQDKVAFADLALVVIDEQHRFGVEQRLQLGEKGDRTDVLVMTATPIPRTLLLSQWGEMQVSRLNEKPAGRKPVRTSLHAMAQLDDVLAGIARAIGRGARIFWVCPLVSESEAVDIAAAEARFAALEDRFAGRVGLAHGRQDIAVREAAIADFAAGKTSILVATTVIEVGVDIPAATVMVIEHAERFGLAQLHQLRGRVGRGADESFCLLLHDDALSRTARRRLSLLRDTEDGFLIADEDFRLRGGGDLTGRRQSGLPDLRLATGTRLDLLMTIAAQDAQRVAGGAVSAARRNAVTCLLELFGRHDAARILRSG
- the dapA gene encoding 4-hydroxy-tetrahydrodipicolinate synthase; this translates as MFKGSITALITPMDTDGSLDFPAFGRLIDWQVTEGSSGVVPMGTTGESPTLSHDEHARVVAFTVQTVAGRIPVIAGAGSNSTAEAVAMARHAKTAGADAVLVVAPYYNKPTQEGLYRHFMAVADATDLPLFIYNIPGRSVVDISVETMARMARHAHIVGVKDATANLLRPLQVRRAIRHKPFIQLSGEDGTAVSFLAAGGTGCISVTANVAPRLCAEMHRAWQDGRVADAMAIQDRLSALHDALFCESNPGPVKYAASLLGLAGEICRLPLAPLSDESRARVRDALALAGLLN
- a CDS encoding lipid A deacylase LpxR family protein; this encodes MRAGMLAGIGGLAAIPARATPLQDPYGTWTIQAENDAVSTLKGTSDQYYTSGLRINWTSGTDNQPAPIETLNHAILGPGVTRISLGVQQTIFTPHDTQAVNPPAGDRPYAGLMLGTVNLINDTDLSRSVFGIQFGVMGPAALGRQLQNGFHNLIGDTPNRGWSHQLQNQPIFQVQAGRTWRLPLADLYGIEMEMLPAVAAAAGDYRIYGSVADTFRLGQGLRSDFGTPTIGSGTDGTDAYRLTRPLAWYVFGNVTGYAVGYDATLQGNTVRNNSPHVPVNWDVGEIHAGVAVMWHGMRLSYSQTWQTQQFRGARSGLFNFGSVDLSAKF
- a CDS encoding cold-shock protein, with the translated sequence MRSNRTDRSPRSPRRGGFDDDFMSAPPSFGDRGPRRPMGGPSQVIASGPEISASVKWFNSEKGFGFVELSDGSGDVFLHANALAQSGHDSVSPGATLVVRIGQGPKGRQVASVVSVDESTAQPERPRGFGAPRAPGGFGGRPSRPAPDLSHAQEMRGVVKWYNATKGFGFITPESGGKDIFVHASALERSGLTGLTEGQTANVQVVQGQKGPEAASISVD
- the smpB gene encoding SsrA-binding protein SmpB, which translates into the protein MAEKKKSGMISTGIAAQNRKGRFNYTIVETIEAGLVLKGPEVKSLRLGRATINEAYAGDRNGEIWLFNSYIPEYQGGVLSRFDTRAPRKLLLHRKQVDKLLGAVARDGVTLVPLDIHFNARGVAKVTLGIGEGRKKADKRQAIADRDWQRDKARLMRNKGRD